CTCCtttcgcatctctctctctctctctctctctctctctctctctctctctctctctctctctctctctctctctctctctctctctctctctctctctctctccactttctctctttgctcttctccccctcttttccttgttctctcttacctccctcttccttccttcttctgtTTACTTTCCATTTTCTTACCAttctattttcattttttcaatgAAACGTTTCCTCTTGTTTTTCATAGATATTTAACTGGAAGTGCTCAGTAATTATAACGTTTTAATTACTAGTTTTgatctttcctcttcttctttcttttttccatccGTGTCATGGCCACTATTCCTCCAGTGGAATACTTAAAGGNacactgtgcaggaaatggacaaaaaaggtactgcaagtatgctgcttattgaaattgggttgcctattgccaaatttgatctttacatgaaattgTACCGagtcataaacaaatattttctagtatggtccaagtggagTCATTATCgtagctgaaaatggctatttttggaaattcaaaatggcggactatggagaagatcccccttttaatgtatgaaaagtgcaattttccagtcataatgaatacttagaatttgatggtggtagtaagtattcgtgaaaaaggtaacattagtgaatgggaagtatgaattctggaaataaacaactaaaaatcttgcacagtgtccgtTTAAATATTCGTAGCTGACtttattaccatagtactacgccACATGAGTCTAGAAAGACATTACAaccagatgtgtcaaaagtaaaagtaaaagtttaaaaagaaTCACAGTTTACTTCCAACACAGGTAgcttatctgagtaaacagtagacctgtgtacttgtcttacaatcagctgacccTGCACTGGTTGGATAAAGTTTGTGATGGGTTCTTGTTATGtttttcagcaaaaaaaaaacatagtctgtctacctcattaggtagaatggatttttttttttttacgtttttccCCTCCGTCCTCTCTGCCGGTCTGTATGTCCACCTTCCGGcctccctgtctgtgtctctatctatctatccagggccggcccaagcctttatggggccctaagcaaaatttcatccggggcccctcataccaccacctactcagcatcagatccTTCATAATCCTATTGGCAAAAATATGGATCCCTAAACGTTGGGATACACTGCTATGGGCTACAAAGTGTCTGTAACAAACTGTAGCCTTCCTTGAtttttgctgctcacagggggcccctggtacctccggggccctaagccaccgcttagttcgcttatgccttgggccggccctgtatctatctatctgtctgtctgcctgcctctctctctctctctctctctctctctctctctctctctctctctctctctctctctctctctctctctctctctcacccccacatctctctccatctgtgtgtccATCTCATCCCTGCTTACAAAGACTTCAGTCAGTGAGGAGCAGGCTGCCATAATTGTACAAAGccccactcatctcatctcatctctgcagGAGCTGTTTACCTGCCTCTGAAGAAGGGAACTCTGAGCTTTAGAACTGCCCCTCAAAGACTCCAGACAAACATCCTTATGTTGTCCATAAACCCCACCAAAACCTACTGAccaagtgtggtggtggtggttaagtacatgctgtgtctgtctttcttcttcttcttcttcttcttcttcttcttcttcttcttcttcttcttcttcttcttcttcttcttcttcttcttcttcttcttcttctcatttgaAAATGTACACACCACAGTAAACTGTAACTAGAAATCCACTcagacctccgtcaaggaagctgtttgattgaacatttgactatgttacaccctatttttatttcaagtcttactgccttctttttgtggagttagaaattaCAACGTAAAAaattgccctgtcccgcaattttaatttcactaggggcgtctagatttgtagttcttgatccagatcaccaccaaaatgtaatcacttgttcctttggtcatttccaacaactccacaaagtttcatccaaatccgagtttttgagttatcctgctgactagtagacagacagacagacaaactaacgTGACCGAAAAGATGGTGGAGGTAATAAAGCGAACATAGAATAGAATAAGCACATATATTGTCTATGTGGGACAATGTGTAACAGGTAtaatcaaagtacagtaaggtttgcggctaaaaatgtctatttcaaaatggcggacatggagaagatccccctcttcatgtatgaaaaagattcccagtcataatgaatactttttaaaaaatatatttttaggggcttttatgcctttatttgataggacagtctgagatggtgacaggaagcaagtgggatagagagacgggGTCGAACCGGgatccctgtgggcatgcaagcccaaatgtggggggggctTAGCGTGGTGCACACTTGTGCACACTAATGAACACTTttatagaatttgatggtggtgttaaagtatttgtgaaaaaggtaacatttatgagtGGGCAGCGccaatattacatagtgcacctttaaatacacTTTTTTCTCATGTCCACCATGCTATCTAATGTCCTTCCACAGGCAACTGTGTTCAAGGACAATACAACAAAGTCTCGAAGTCTTGAAATCTGTTTCTGTTTGCGTGGGACTGAACAGGCCCATCTCTGTCTGACCTGTCTGTGGCCCTCTGTGGGTCTGCGTTCCAGTTTTAGCCGCCCGGCACTGAGCAGAggagggtggagatggagatggacagCCAGGTATGTGGAGGGTCGGGGGATGGGGGAAATGCTGGAGGTTTGTGCCAGAGTTcagcacacaaaaccacacacgcagacacacaccacacacacacaagcacacacaaacagcacacacacgtatacacacacacacacatacatacatacacacacacacacatacacacacacacacgcacgcacaaaccaccacacacacacacacatacacatacaccaccacacacacacaaacacacacatgcacacggaagACCACACGGCGGTGTGCACACACATCCCCATACCTAAGCTCACATACGGTAGGCGCACAGCAATACACAATCTCATGTAGAGAATAGTGAAAgatatcactcacacacacacacacacacacacatacagggacctaaattaacttttttcatctccagccaaaatggctagtagatgttcatcccaaacacatactcactaatgggtaaaagtggctggtaagttggtcttttctaccagccaaactgaaatttaaccagcatttggccggttggctagtgttaatttagagacatacacacatacacacaagctcaTACAGAGacatacactgcactgcactgcactgcactgctctgctctactctgcactgctctactctgctctgctctgctctgctctgctctgctcctctcggctgcctctgcctctggttCCTGCCAGCTGGCTGTCACATTGCTCCCTCATGTCTGTTTGCCATCGGCCCCCGCGACCCCTGGCTCTTCATTTGCGCCCAGGTGACGAGTCCTCCATCACCGGCCCCACGGCACACACAGCCAGCCCTGTCAAGGGGAGCCTGACGTCAGACACTGGCTggataggtttgtgtgtgtgtgtgtgtgtgtgtgtgtgtgtgtgtgtgtgtgtgtgtgtgtgtgtgtgtgtgtgtgtgtgtgtgtttgtgtgtgtgtgtgtgtgtgtggctgtgtgtgtgtgtgtgtgtgcgtgtgtgtgtgcgtgtgcgtgtgtgtgtgcgtgtgcgtgtgcgtgtgcgtgtgtgtgtgtgcgtgcacgcgagtgtgtgcgcgtgtgtgcctgcatgcctgcgcacatacagtacatgtttctgtgtctatgtatgaatccagtgtgtgtgtgtttgtgtgtgtgtgtgttgggctgtgcGTGGTTGTGCCCCTGAACGTGTCATACTGTAGCACTgggcctgtgtatgtgtggctaagcctgtgtgtccgtgtgtgtgtccgtgtgtgtgtgtgtgtgtgtgtgtgtgtgtgtgtgtgtgtgtgtgtgtgtgtgtgtgtgtgtgtgtgtgtgtgtgtgtgtgtgtgtgtgtgtgtgtgtgcatgctcacatgcagacacactttGGTTACTGTGGAAAAGGCAGTGTGGGGAGTCTCATAGGACTGACTTCAAGTGCTGCCTGTGGAGTATGATCAATAGCTTTCCTATCTGGAAATAGAATCCAATGATTGGAGTGGAATTGGTCACAGCAAAGATTTACACCCTAAATTAACACATTAGACACATTAATGAGATACTAAATACAGGCatgggtgtcgttcagggggggtaaagtgtgactgagttaccagggccccatgtacatcTGGGGGCCCACACATAGTCCGATGTATGAAGTTATATGGCTGAGAGGGGTCCCATTGtggctgattgtacatagggcccaaaattgcctgctacgcccctgcatacAGGAATTGTAACTTTAATAACAATTGTTGCTGTTGAGagattttaaatgtttttttgtcatccTTTTTTTGTCAGTGCTAAAAGTACGAAAAAATGTTCTCATTTTCTAAAAGAGAAATGGAATGTTTAAACTGGAAATTAAAAAGTAATAAAGTAAAAAGTGATTAAAGTGGTGTTTGAGTGGTTTATTGAGTACTCTAACCCTTTTTAATTCTCTCCTGGGTGTgactttctcccctccctctctccgccgCTTCCATTTAATATTGTGTTCCTGCTTCTTCATCTTCTGCTCCTTTCGGCCTTCAGAGTTTCTTTTCTTGGACGCCGCGGGGAATCGGAGATCGGTGTTGGCCTTGTGTCACACCGTGCTGCAGATTTTAACGAAGCGCCGTGAGAGGTAGAGACGCCTTGCGTGGTACTTACCTGACAGCTCACTTCTCACCGCCACTACACAACGCGGGACACCACTTCACATTCAGGCCGCACCAATAACTTTGACCCGTTCTACCAACATTCACATCCATGCCATGTCCAATGGTGCTGTGATTTCAGCGACTTTTTAGCCTTCCTCATGAAGAGGCCATGACCTTTTTGTTCTTATTTAGAGCCATTATCATTCAGTCTATTTAGATACTATACTGTTTTAGGTAttgtaaaattgtgtgtgtgtcttcataatCAGCATGTGTGTTGTGGTTTAATTGaagggcttttattttgaaaacatACCCTGTAAAGACCAAAGTACTTGAGGTTGAAATGGTTTTACTCAAGCTCATTTTAGTGACAGACTATTTAGTCCTAATTTGTTATCCTGAGATGACTACACTACATTCAGTTCCCATATACACAGTACAATTCAGCCTGTTTTCATGCGCCTAATAACAGTGGATTGGGTCAACTAAAATACCTTAATATGAATTTAATCATTTTTTCATTGTCCAATGTTAAGCTGGCTGAAGGGATTTCATATTTAGGCCTGGGTTGTATTTGTATATAACATTTTATCACCTTTTTTCCTCATGTATTATGACATGCTCAAATGATTATCCCATATCATTTCATGGTCCTATATTATTTCATTTCATGATCTTGAGCAAGTATTTATTAAACAATCTACCAAGGGGAAAAGACTGTGTGAGTCAACCAAACTCCTGCCAGTACTttatatttacatgtattatctgTATTGTTGTTATAcgtctgtgcctgtgtgaccAATGGTTACTCTAGCTCAGGGAAGTCAAATTCAGGCCCAGggtcaaatctggcccgcagtCATTCTATTCAGgcggcgagatcatttcaaatgtgtattacagttggcccaccacATACACTATTATGTATAGTGAAACAAGACTTGAATGTGAATATGAGAGGGCTAAGGCCAATCctgtgaaacagctcacactcttACGTAGGCAGCACAATATGTGCGGGCACATTTGAaataccatatatgatgggaaataGTGTGGGTGGAATTTAACTAGGAGTAGGCCTACTAAGTGCAGGCTGGGACAATTTTAGTCCTTTTTTAAAggaaatattgagtttggcccatgATTTGTTACGTATTTTGATTTTGGTCagtttgaatttgagtttgacacatcTGCTCTAACTGAAAGCACTGACAACGTTCAAAATTCTGCAATGACCCAAGGCTTTCATGGCAATATTTAatcttcacataggcctacatagacagAATTCAGAACAATGTATCATGAATACCCATATCCATCCTTATGAGTAATGGTTTACATAAGGAAGTTGTATTCTGGAACAAATGTATTAGATACTGTATATGGAATATATTATTGAATAATGCATGAACAGTTGTTTTTAAACTTCTCAACTGAATTGCAGCAGGCATACTGAATGAAGTACTTATTCAATACATGTTTTTGGGGGGAAATTTGTCAGCTTATGTGAAATTTATAACAAAAAGAATTTATGTAATTTTATGTATGTGGTGTCTACTGTACCATCATTTACACCCATAACTTATGTTACAAGAGGTGACATCTCATTTTCAGCTTTTATCTTAGTATTTGACTGTCCCAAATGTACTGTCCCTTTGTACTTTTGATTGattctttcattttgtttttgaggAATGCTGTAAACTTGAGAAAGAATACTGCAAACAATCATGTAAAGCTTTTCTTAATTTATTATTAAAAACAATATAAATAAAACGCATGGCGAATAAAACAATTACAAATAGATAGAtctgtacatgtgttttttttagaGGGAACACTTTTCAGGATGAACACATATAGAGGGGAACTTCACTTTGTTtgaaaatgacacttttcatCCCTTTTAGTTCTACTCAGAGTAGAAACTCCTTCATACAACCAGCAGAAAATACAGaaataataattatttatttacacatttacacacacaaacagatcatGATGTCATCCCATTTTAGTTATAATAATTATAGTATTAATAATATTTTTCTATGTGACACAGATGCAGCAGTGGACAATACAAACGCCAAACATTGGCCCCTTGCTTTGAGAGACTACTATACTCTCGTCTTTAGACCCTCTTCCCGCTTTGCTGAGTTCTCAGTCTCTGGATGATTGTCTCACTCTAGGGTACGCTTGTCAGTGCACCACCCATCTGTGACAGTGaacaggagagaagtgaagaatgaagagaagagaggaggagaggagagaagttggCCTCGCACTACTCATGCCTGGCTGGCTTGTTAAGTGTTCCATCTTGATCCCCAGCCAATGCCTCCCAAATCTCAGTGAAGCTGAAAAGctgaagagaggaagaagcagaGAGACGGTTCACAGTCCCACCTCCAGGGGGCTCAAAAGGCCATGAGGTCCCTTTGGGGAACCATAAGGTCCCTCTGGGGAACCATGTCAGgagggaagggatggagggagggagggagggaggaaggatggaagaaaggaagagatcattctgcttctctctctgttgcatgtcttcaacatcaacatcaacattctGTGAAATGGCTTATgttctgtgtttgtctatgtgttgaTCTCCAGTTCATCTCAGTAGCAGTCTACAGTCTCCAGTTCGTCTCGGTAGCCGTCTACAGTAGTACTCAGTAACTCTGTGCCACGGGTGCCCAGGAGGCCGTTAGCCTGGCGATGGAGCTCTCGAACTGGGCGTCACCCACGCCCACCACCCCGGCGTCGCTCAGCCCCGGGTCGTACATGGGGGACGGGGAGGAGACGGGCAGCGAGGAGGTGAGGCCGGAGTAGGAGACCGAGGAGCCGCGCAGGAACTGGGAGGTCAGGCCGCCGGGGATGGAGCCGGAGGAGGAGCCCGATGGGGCGATGGTGGTGCCGGCCACCGACCACAGGCTGGGGTACTGGCTGCAgacgaaggaaggaaggaaggaattaataattcaattcaattcaattcaattcagttcagttctttatttctgacccagggggatccatatcacatacaaaaacacaatgaatgaatgaatgaatgaatgaatgaatgaatgaatgaatgaatgaatgaatgaatgaatgaatgaatgaatgaatgggattGTATTTCTTTACACCATCATTTATCTTTCAATTACATGAGACATTCAATGTCTAACAGCATGAAGAAAGGGTCTCCAAGTGAAGCCAAGTGTAAGCTCATGTGATGGGGCTCATGGTACtgaatgaagtttttttttattttgaatttcAGCAAAGAGAtgcaacagagaggaggaggagcaagaggagacttcactttcactttcactttcgagAGGTCAGCTGGGTGGTTTAGCCAAGCTACGCTATTGCATGTCCAGGTATATGTAAAATTGTAATCTAAAATGCATTATTTCCACTGTGAGGTACTAATGAGATTACAGTACCTGCtgttggaggtggtgttggtggtgtgtgacaGGGTGCCCATGCCAGTGGAGTTGGGGATCTGCAGGGCCGACCAGCTGTCGTGGCTGGACAGGCCTCCCGCACTGTTGTCCATGTAGTTgtctggaggggaggggagaggagatctGTCAGTCATGAAATGCAATCATCACTAGTATTGGgactattctattctgttttgtTCTATTCCGCCatgttatattctattctattctgctattttttacattatatagactaaatataatataatataatattatataatattatattatattatatttagtcTATTATTTACATTATGATTGCAATGGCTGCTGTTATACATAAGTAACAGTATAAGCCTGCACTGTATTGTGAAAGGTCGGGCCTAATGTTGGCCAAATTATCTCCATCCATTCCCACTAATCTGATTGCTGATTGATGTTATTTTTAGCAGCAATATGAGCAAGCACCGTATACTACAGTGTAGGTATTGGGCCTTACTTGTTGGGGTGCCTCTGTGGGGGTAGTGGCTGGGGTAGGGGGCGCTGCGGTGGCTCCTGAGGCCCGAGTAGCGTTCGCAGTAGGAGCCCGAGGAGTGGGCCGGGTTGGTGCTGAATTGGGGAGGGCTGCTGCTGGGGCAGATGGGACCGTTGCTGGGCAGGAACCAACCGCCGACTACACAAGGAAAGGGGGAAAGGAAAACAGAAGAGTTGGTGTTTAGAAACCATTTACATGACAATACATACTTCAAAGTATTGAATAATGAATACAAGAAAATGTTGAGCTAAAAAAAATAGAAACAATTGTATATCGTAAAAGTATTGACGTCTTGGATATGTTTATGCTTCTCGGAACATGTCAGCCATTTTGGAAGATGCTGATGATGGAGACTTACGTTGTGAATAGCCAGACTGCTGGTTGTCAGTGCTGTGGTCGGGGACGTCTTTATGCTCACTTCTGCTTTTGACACAAACATGAAAAAGACTTAAGTTAGTACATTTCCATCTCACATCACATGAAATAAGCATGTTTGAGTATTGAGAACGACTGACACAATTGAGTTGGTGTTTACCTCTCTTTAGCGTCTAGGAAGGCCTTGGCAAAGGGGTTGTGTTTGATCTTCAAAGCTGtgatctgcagaggagggaagatGGAAGCACAATGATGAGCGCACCATTACTGACATTGCTGTGGAGAAACaacagggtatctgcacatttttcatcacccaatttaatactttttaataccattttcacTTGTTACAAGAAGATGAGCATTTTTCTAGGCCTACCGCTTTACCCTAAAACAGTTTCATTTCAGTCTCCCTGCATTGGAAAGTAGTAATAAAATGTATAATATATGATaatgtataatataataattatatactataatataatataatataatataataatacatattGTGGTAGGTCACATCTAGCTACTTTCTGTTAGGCCTACTGCTCACCTCTTCATTCTGGTAGGCTGTCACAGCGATGAATTGCGTTTCTGGGAATGACTGGCTGCTAATCATTTTCTG
The Engraulis encrasicolus isolate BLACKSEA-1 chromosome 20, IST_EnEncr_1.0, whole genome shotgun sequence genome window above contains:
- the tbxta gene encoding T-box transcription factor T-A isoform X2 encodes the protein MYSVLLDFVAADNNRWKYVNGEWVPGGKPEPQSPSCVYIHPDSPNFGAHWMKAPVSFSKVKLSNKFNGGGQIMLNSLHKYEPRIHIVKVGGIQKMISSQSFPETQFIAVTAYQNEEITALKIKHNPFAKAFLDAKESRSEHKDVPDHSTDNQQSGYSQLGGWFLPSNGPICPSSSPPQFSTNPAHSSGSYCERYSGLRSHRSAPYPSHYPHRGTPTNNYMDNSAGGLSSHDSWSALQIPNSTGMGTLSHTTNTTSNSSQYPSLWSVAGTTIAPSGSSSGSIPGGLTSQFLRGSSVSYSGLTSSLPVSSPSPMYDPGLSDAGVVGVGDAQFESSIARLTASWAPVAQSY
- the tbxta gene encoding T-box transcription factor T-A isoform X1 → MTSSNADQRLDHLLSAVESELQKGSEKGDASERDIKLELDDADLWGKFKELTNEMIVTKTGRRMFPVLRASVAGLDPNAMYSVLLDFVAADNNRWKYVNGEWVPGGKPEPQSPSCVYIHPDSPNFGAHWMKAPVSFSKVKLSNKFNGGGQIMLNSLHKYEPRIHIVKVGGIQKMISSQSFPETQFIAVTAYQNEEITALKIKHNPFAKAFLDAKERSEHKDVPDHSTDNQQSGYSQLGGWFLPSNGPICPSSSPPQFSTNPAHSSGSYCERYSGLRSHRSAPYPSHYPHRGTPTNNYMDNSAGGLSSHDSWSALQIPNSTGMGTLSHTTNTTSNSSQYPSLWSVAGTTIAPSGSSSGSIPGGLTSQFLRGSSVSYSGLTSSLPVSSPSPMYDPGLSDAGVVGVGDAQFESSIARLTASWAPVAQSY